From Bacteroidota bacterium, a single genomic window includes:
- the ung gene encoding uracil-DNA glycosylase: MNVMIEPTWKQVLHEEFDKPYFLHLVEFLKQEKSQYIIYPPGNKIFAAFNYAPFDKVKVVILGQDPYHGQGQANGLCFSVERGVAKPPSLQNIFKELNTDVGAAIPLHGDLQAWAKQGVLLLNAILTVRANQAASHQQKGWETFTDTVIQKLSEQRSGLVFMLWGNFAKQKAVLIDSNKHHVLMAAHPSPLARGAFFGCKHFSTANQFLSEQGQPPINWKIV; this comes from the coding sequence ATGAATGTAATGATAGAACCCACTTGGAAACAAGTTCTGCACGAAGAGTTTGACAAACCATATTTTCTGCATTTGGTCGAGTTTTTAAAACAGGAGAAATCGCAGTACATCATATATCCTCCCGGCAATAAAATTTTTGCTGCATTTAATTATGCTCCTTTTGATAAAGTAAAAGTTGTCATACTTGGACAAGACCCCTATCATGGGCAGGGGCAAGCAAATGGCTTATGTTTTTCGGTAGAGCGAGGTGTGGCAAAACCACCTTCGTTGCAAAATATTTTTAAAGAATTAAATACCGATGTTGGTGCTGCCATACCCTTACATGGCGACTTGCAGGCTTGGGCAAAGCAAGGGGTATTATTACTAAATGCAATACTTACGGTGCGTGCCAATCAGGCGGCATCACATCAGCAAAAGGGTTGGGAAACGTTTACAGACACCGTTATTCAAAAACTGTCGGAGCAACGTTCCGGATTGGTATTTATGCTATGGGGAAATTTTGCAAAGCAAAAGGCAGTGCTGATTGATAGCAACAAACATCATGTGCTAATGGCGGCCCATCCCTCGCCTTTAGCGCGGGGAGCTTTTTTCGGCTGCAAACATTTTTCTACAGCTAACCAATTTCTTAGTGAGCAAGGGCAGCCTCCAATCAACTGGAAGATTGTATAA
- a CDS encoding T9SS type A sorting domain-containing protein → MDSSFNIIWDKTIGTEGFEHDPDIIVLSDSSFIMACQVELGNNYDVGLPMFDTVAFGTGWQRGDIWVSKWYIPNPAQVQEMSLASFNLYPNPVKDILYITLQNAKNKTYHLHVQDMQGRMVVQRQLTITNSNTIMLESHDWQPGVYVVNIEGVSKKVVKL, encoded by the coding sequence ATGGATTCTTCGTTTAATATCATTTGGGATAAAACTATTGGAACAGAAGGGTTTGAACATGACCCTGATATTATTGTACTAAGTGATAGTTCGTTCATTATGGCCTGCCAAGTAGAATTAGGCAATAACTATGATGTAGGCTTGCCCATGTTTGATACTGTAGCCTTTGGTACAGGATGGCAACGGGGCGACATCTGGGTTTCCAAATGGTACATTCCCAATCCAGCCCAAGTGCAAGAAATGAGTTTAGCAAGTTTTAATTTGTACCCCAATCCTGTTAAAGATATTTTGTACATCACATTGCAAAATGCAAAAAACAAAACCTATCACTTACACGTACAAGATATGCAAGGTCGCATGGTAGTTCAACGGCAACTTACTATAACAAATTCAAACACAATCATGCTTGAATCGCATGATTGGCAACCCGGTGTATATGTGGTTAATATAGAAGGAGTGAGTAAAAAGGTGGTTAAACTGTGA
- a CDS encoding T9SS type A sorting domain-containing protein: MIIGSSNGTKSGDMHDSSFSHILINNFRYDNWIIKIDSAGNKIWDKRYGCWTADDYHTGASLLNTDGDVVIGALLGEYSGPMGSYPCNDGVADTIARGIDDAWIYKIDTADGHIVNERRFGGDKGEAIIQIKELTDKGYIIALKTNSNAGFEKSENRIGFNQQNVNNYDIWLVRMDSAFNIIWDKTLGTDAYDWGPNVIPLNDSTFIVSAIIEKGNSFDVGLPMFDTVAFGTGWLRGDIWVSKWYIPNPAKVQEMSLASFNLHPNPVKDILYITLQNAKNKTYHLHVQDMQGRTVVQRQLTITNSNTIMLESHDWQPGVYVVNIEGVSKKVVKL, encoded by the coding sequence ATGATTATCGGAAGTTCAAATGGTACTAAGTCGGGCGATATGCACGATTCCTCTTTTTCGCATATTTTAATTAATAACTTTAGATACGATAATTGGATAATTAAAATTGATTCGGCAGGTAATAAAATATGGGATAAGCGCTATGGTTGTTGGACAGCAGATGATTACCATACTGGTGCATCCTTATTGAATACCGATGGTGATGTGGTGATTGGTGCTTTGTTGGGAGAATATTCTGGCCCGATGGGATCGTATCCATGTAATGATGGAGTGGCTGATACTATAGCAAGAGGTATTGATGATGCATGGATTTATAAGATAGACACAGCAGATGGTCATATTGTAAATGAGCGAAGGTTTGGTGGAGATAAAGGCGAGGCAATTATTCAAATAAAAGAATTGACCGACAAGGGATATATCATTGCCCTAAAGACTAACTCAAATGCAGGATTTGAAAAGAGTGAAAACCGCATTGGTTTTAATCAACAAAACGTAAACAATTACGATATATGGTTGGTGCGTATGGATTCAGCATTTAATATTATCTGGGACAAAACCCTTGGAACCGATGCCTACGATTGGGGTCCCAATGTTATCCCATTAAATGATAGTACATTCATCGTGTCGGCAATTATAGAAAAAGGCAACAGCTTTGATGTTGGCTTACCCATGTTTGATACTGTAGCCTTTGGTACGGGATGGCTACGTGGCGACATCTGGGTCTCCAAATGGTACATCCCCAATCCTGCAAAAGTGCAAGAAATGAGTTTGGCAAGTTTTAATTTGCACCCAAATCCTGTTAAAGATATTTTGTACATCACGTTGCAAAATGCAAAAAATAAAACCTACCACTTACACGTACAAGATATGCAAGGTCGCACAGTAGTTCAACGGCAACTTACTATAACAAATTCAAACACAATCATGCTTGAATCGCATGATTGGCAACCCGGTGTATATGTGGTTAATATAGAAGGAGTGAGTAAGAAGGTGGTTAAACTGTGA
- a CDS encoding T9SS type A sorting domain-containing protein, translating to MIIGSSNGTKSGDMHDSSFSHILINNFRYDNWIIKIDSAGNKIWDKRYGCWTADDYAGSAILNSDGDVVIGAELGGYSGPMGSYPCNDGVADTAARGDSDAWIYKIDTADGHIINERRFGGDRGDGIYQIKELTDKGYIIALKTNSNAGFEKSENRIGFNQQNVNNYDIWLVRMDSAFNIIWDKTLGTDAYDWGPNVIPLNDSTFIVSAIIEKGNSFDVGLPMFDTVAFGTGWQRGDIWVSKWYIPNPAQVQEMSLASFNLHPNPVKDILYITLQNAKNKSYHLHVQDMQGRMVVQRQLTITNSNTIMLESHDWQPGVYVVNIEGVSKKVVKL from the coding sequence ATGATTATCGGAAGTTCAAATGGTACTAAGTCGGGCGATATGCACGATTCCTCTTTTTCGCATATTTTAATTAATAACTTTAGATACGATAATTGGATAATTAAAATTGATTCGGCAGGTAATAAAATATGGGATAAGCGCTATGGTTGTTGGACAGCAGATGATTATGCAGGTTCGGCCATATTAAACAGTGATGGGGATGTAGTAATAGGTGCTGAGTTGGGAGGATATTCTGGCCCAATGGGATCGTATCCATGTAATGATGGAGTAGCAGATACAGCAGCAAGAGGAGATAGTGATGCATGGATTTATAAGATAGACACAGCAGATGGTCATATAATTAACGAGCGTAGATTTGGTGGTGATCGTGGCGATGGCATTTATCAAATAAAAGAATTGACAGACAAGGGATATATCATTGCCCTAAAGACTAACTCAAATGCAGGCTTTGAAAAGAGTGAAAACCGCATTGGTTTTAATCAACAAAACGTAAACAATTACGATATATGGTTGGTGCGTATGGATTCAGCATTTAATATTATCTGGGACAAAACCCTTGGAACCGATGCCTACGATTGGGGTCCCAATGTTATCCCATTAAATGATAGTACATTCATCGTGTCGGCAATTATAGAAAAAGGCAACAGCTTTGATGTTGGCTTACCCATGTTTGATACTGTAGCCTTTGGTACGGGATGGCAACGTGGCGACATCTGGGTTTCCAAATGGTACATCCCCAATCCTGCGCAAGTGCAAGAAATGAGTTTGGCAAGTTTTAATTTGCACCCAAATCCTGTTAAAGATATTTTGTACATCACATTGCAAAATGCAAAAAACAAAAGCTATCACTTACACGTACAAGATATGCAAGGTCGCATGGTAGTTCAACGGCAACTTACTATAACAAATTCAAACACAATCATGCTTGAATCGCATGATTGGCAACCCGGTGTATATGTGGTTAATATAGAAGGAGTGAGTAAGAAGGTGGTTAAACTGTGA
- a CDS encoding T9SS type A sorting domain-containing protein, whose amino-acid sequence MIGSQGNDWNGFYKNFLFRDSKGFIYIAANSISGIPSGTKTDPNCILNDTTIPPHDMWIIKLDSMGNQIWDRTLGGLNIDVEFCMYLRKNGNLLITGFSNSKQSCEKSQNNYQNDYDGWTVELTTDSEVVWNRRLGTNCLDNFYEIAEAPDSSILLGGYAECLNPGHDLTDTNVGFFDDIWFVKCDKNGKKIWDQKYGSTGIEYITSIIPLSDYSYIIIGRTEGQKSGDVSDSSFSEKFDPTYFKLDNWILKIDSSGNKIWDKRYGCLKADDAPGTALLNSQGNLVIGATLGLSSLQGIFEPCNDGVADTVARGSVDAWIYMIDTSSGNILNEKRFGGDLHDGILQIIEMNDKGYLVLCNSNSHAGFEKSENPKGNQQVTHFDIWLVRMDSAFNIIWDKTIGGLGNEYGNVIVLNDSTFIIASTVDSGDNFDIGVSSIDTVGFPWKYDIWLSKWYIPNPANLQEMSLASFNLHPNPATDILYITLQNAKNKTYHLHVQDMQGRMVVQRQLTITNSNTIMLESHDWQPGVYVVNIEGVSKKVVKL is encoded by the coding sequence ATGATTGGAAGTCAAGGTAATGATTGGAATGGCTTTTATAAAAATTTTTTATTCAGAGATAGTAAAGGTTTTATATATATAGCTGCTAATTCCATTTCAGGTATACCTTCAGGCACCAAAACAGACCCTAATTGCATTCTAAATGATACTACTATTCCACCGCACGATATGTGGATAATAAAGTTAGATAGCATGGGTAATCAAATATGGGACAGAACTTTAGGTGGTTTAAACATTGATGTTGAATTTTGTATGTATCTAAGAAAAAATGGAAATTTATTAATAACCGGCTTTTCAAATTCTAAACAGAGTTGTGAGAAATCGCAAAATAATTACCAGAATGATTATGATGGATGGACAGTGGAATTGACTACTGATAGCGAAGTAGTATGGAACAGAAGATTGGGCACTAATTGTCTTGATAATTTTTATGAAATAGCAGAAGCACCAGATAGCAGCATATTATTGGGAGGGTATGCAGAATGTTTAAATCCGGGACACGATCTCACCGATACCAATGTGGGTTTTTTTGATGATATTTGGTTTGTAAAGTGCGATAAAAATGGCAAAAAGATATGGGATCAAAAATATGGTTCAACCGGAATTGAATATATAACTTCAATTATACCTTTATCAGATTATAGTTACATAATAATTGGTAGAACCGAAGGGCAAAAATCGGGCGATGTAAGCGACTCATCATTTTCCGAAAAATTTGATCCCACTTATTTTAAGCTAGATAATTGGATATTAAAAATAGATTCATCCGGTAATAAAATTTGGGACAAACGATATGGTTGTTTAAAAGCCGATGACGCCCCGGGTACAGCCCTTTTAAATAGTCAAGGTAATTTGGTGATTGGTGCTACATTAGGTTTGTCATCATTACAAGGGATATTTGAACCTTGCAATGATGGTGTTGCAGATACAGTAGCACGAGGCAGTGTTGATGCATGGATTTATATGATTGATACTTCAAGTGGAAATATCTTAAATGAAAAACGATTTGGCGGTGATCTTCATGATGGCATATTGCAGATAATTGAAATGAATGATAAGGGCTATTTAGTTTTATGCAATTCCAACTCACATGCAGGCTTTGAAAAATCAGAAAACCCCAAAGGCAATCAACAAGTTACTCATTTTGATATTTGGTTGGTGCGCATGGATAGTGCATTTAATATTATATGGGATAAAACAATAGGGGGGCTTGGCAATGAATATGGTAATGTAATAGTGTTAAACGACAGTACATTCATAATTGCATCAACAGTTGACTCAGGCGATAATTTTGATATTGGAGTTAGCTCAATTGATACAGTTGGCTTTCCTTGGAAGTACGACATCTGGCTCTCCAAATGGTACATCCCCAATCCTGCAAATTTGCAAGAAATGAGTTTGGCAAGTTTTAATTTGCACCCAAATCCTGCTACTGATATATTGTACATCACGTTGCAAAATGCAAAAAACAAAACCTATCACTTACACGTACAAGATATGCAAGGTCGCATGGTAGTTCAACGGCAACTTACTATAACAAATTCAAACACAATCATGCTTGAATCGCATGATTGGCAACCCGGTGTATATGTGGTTAATATAGAAGGAGTGAGTAAGAAAGTGGTTAAACTGTGA